From a single Populus trichocarpa isolate Nisqually-1 chromosome 17, P.trichocarpa_v4.1, whole genome shotgun sequence genomic region:
- the LOC18106701 gene encoding probable inactive receptor kinase At2g26730, with protein sequence MDLAVSNIFVVTTFVVFNLIFGLSSTMPVHSLYQTKVFFPEERDALMQIRDSVSSTLDLHGNWTGPPCNQNSGRWAGIICSNWHVVGLVLEGIQLTGSLPPTFLQNITFLAYLSFRNNSIYGPLPNLSNLVLLESVFFSYNRFTGPIPSEYIELPNLEQLELQQNYLDWEIPPFDQPTLTLFNVSYNHLQGSIPDTDVLQRFSESSYDHNSNLCGIPLEPCPVLPLAQLIPPPSPPISPPQSKKRKLPIWIVVLVAVVSTLVALMVMFVFLCCYKKAQEKETPKEHQAGEDGSSEWTDKKTAYSRSAEDPERSVELQFFDKNIPVFDLDDLLRASAEVLGKGKLSTTYKANLESGAVISVKRVEYMDSLSKKEFIQQMQLLGKMRHENLVQIISFYYSKEEKLIVYEFVPGGSLFELLHENRGVGRIPLNWAARFSIIKDIAKGMAFLHQSLPSHKVPHANLKSSNVLIRRDRLSYHTKLTNYGFLPLLPSRKLSERLAVGRSPEFCQGKKLTHKADVYCFGIILLEVITGKIPGGTSPEGNYEKADDLSDWVRMVVNNDWSTDILDVEILASREGHNEMMKLTEIALQCTDMAPEKRPKMSEVLIRIEEIDRTNRGND encoded by the exons ATGGATTTAGCTGTTAGCAACATATTTGTTGTAACGACATTTGTTGtcttcaatttgatctttgGCTTGTCAAGCACCATGCCTGTTCATTCCTTGTATCAAACCAAGGTGTTCTTTCCTGAAGAAAGAGATGCATTGATGCAGATACGAGATTCTGTCAGTTCTACGTTAGATTTGCATGGAAATTGGACTGGACCGCCTTGTAACCAAAATTCGGGCAGATGGGCAGGCATTATCTGTTCAAATTGGCATGTGGTTGGCCTTGTGCTTGAAGGAATCCAGCTCACAGGTTCTCTCCCACCTACATTTTTACAGAACATTACTTTCTTGGCTTATCTTAGTTTCAGAAACAACTCAATCTATGGACCTCTTCCTAATCTCAGCAATCTTGTGCTTTTGGAATCTGTCTTTTTTTCATACAACCGCTTCACTGGTCCAATTCCATCCGAGTACATTGAATTGCCAAACTTGGAACAATTGGAGTTGCAACAGAATTATTTAGATTGGGAGATACCACCTTTTGATCAACCGACATTGACCCTTTTCAATGTGTCCTATAATCATCTTCAAGGCTCCATTCCTGATACTGATGTCCTTCAGAGGTTCTCAGAGAGCTCCTATGATCATAACTCAAATCTCTGTGGAATTCCGTTGGAACCATGCCCAGTTCTGCCTCTTGCTCAGCTTATACCGCCTCCATCTCCTCCCATAAGTCCACCGCAGAGCAAGAAAAGGAAGCTTCCAATTTGGATCGTTGTTTTGGTTGCGGTTGTATCAACCCTTGTTGCATTGAtggtcatgtttgttttcttgtgttGTTATAAGAAGgcacaagaaaaggaaacaccAAAAGAACATCAGGCAG GGGAAGATGGTTCTTCAGAGTGGACAGACAAAAAAACGGCGTATTCCCGAAGTGCTGAGGATCCTGAAAGAAGCGTAGAGTTACAATTTTTTGACAAGAATATACCTGTTTTTGACTTAGATGATTTACTAAGGGCATCTGCGGAAGTGTTAGGAAAGGGGAAACTTAGCACCACATACAAAGCAAACCTGGAATCAGGTGCTGTCATTTCCGTTAAGAGAGTAGAGTACATGGACAGCTTGAGCAAGAAGGAATTTATTCAGCAGATGCAGCTTCTGGGAAAGATGAGGCATGAAAACCTTGTGCAGATAATCTCCTTTTACTATTCCAAGGAGGAAAAGCTGATTGTCTATGAGTTCGTACCTGGTGGAAGTTTATTTGAGCTGTTGCATG AGAATAGAGGAGTTGGAAGAATCCCTCTGAACTGGGCTGCAAGATTTTCGATAATCAAAGACATAGCCAAGGGTATGGCTTTCCTTCACCAGTCCTTACCTTCTCACAAGGTCCCACATGCCAACCTCAAATCATCTAATGTACTAATCCGCAGAGATCGCCTCAGCTACCACACTAAGCTGACAAACTATGGCTTCTTGCCTCTGCTGCCTTCTCGGAAATTATCCGAAAGGCTAGCTGTTGGCAGGTCACCGGAATTCTGTCAAGGAAAGAAGCTAACACACAAAGCTGATGTATACTGTTTTGGCATTATCCTATTAGAAGTCATAACAGGGAAGATTCCAGGAGGGACTTCACCAGAAGGAAACTATGAAAAAGCAGATGATCTTTCTGATTGGGTTAGAATGGTAGTGAATAATGATTGGTCAACAGACATATTAGATGTAGAGATCTTGGCTTCAAGAGAGGGGCATAATGAGATGATGAAGCTGACAGAGATAGCTCTGCAGTGTACAGATATGGCACCAGAAAAACGGCCTAAGATGAGTGAAGTATTGATAAGGATAGAGGAGATTGATAGAACAAACCGAGGAAATGACTAG
- the LOC18106702 gene encoding probable aquaporin TIP3-2 has product MPRRHAFGRADEATHPDSMRAALAEFVSTFVFVFAGEGSVLALDKLYKETGPLASGLVVVALAHALALFSAVASSINISGGHVNPAVTFGSLVGGRISVIRAVYYWVAQLLGSIVAALLLRLVTNGMRPVGFHVQSGVGEVHGLLMEMALTFGVVYTVYATALDPKRGSLGIIAPLAIGFIVGANILVGGPFDGASMNPARAFGPALIGWRWRNHWIYWVGPFLGGGLAALIYEYIVIPTEPVPRHAHQHQPLAPEDY; this is encoded by the exons ATGCCTCGCAGACATGCATTTGGGAGGGCTGATGAGGCCACCCACCCCGACTCCATGAGAGCCGCTTTGGCTGAATTTGTCTCCACTTTCGTCTTTGTTTTTGCTGGAGAAGGCTCTGTCCTTGCTCTTG ACAAGTTGTACAAGGAAACCGGGCCACTGGCTTCCGGGCTCGTAGTGGTTGCACTTGCACATGCATTGGCACTGTTTTCCGCTGTGGCATCCAGCATCAACATATCAGGTGGCCATGTAAACCCTGCTGTTACCTTCGGCTCACTTGTCGGTGGCAGGATATCGGTTATTCGAGCTGTCTATTATTGGGTTGCCCAGCTCTTGGGTTCTATTGTAGCAGCTCTCTTGTTGAGGCTTGTCACCAATGGCATG AGACCAGTAGGGTTCCATGTGCAGTCAGGAGTTGGAGAGGTGCATGGGCTTCTAATGGAAATGGCACTGACATTTGGAGTGGTTTACACAGTGTATGCAACAGCCCTTGATCCTAAAAGGGGAAGCTTGGGGATCATTGCACCTCTAGCAATTGGGTTCATTGTGGGGGCAAATATCTTGGTTGGTGGTCCGTTTGATGGGGCCTCTATGAACCCAGCAAGAGCTTTTGGGCCTGCTTTAATTGGGTGGAGATGGAGAAACCATTGGATATACTGGGTTGGTCCTTTCCTTGGAGGAGGCTTGGCAGCACTCATATATGAATACATTGTGATCCCCACAGAGCCAGTACCTCGCCATGCTCATCAACATCAGCCCCTGGCTCCTGAAGACTATTAG